A genomic window from Trueperella bialowiezensis includes:
- a CDS encoding VanW family protein: MPHKPHEDDNLLDALNKRLGGEPSEPETASQAPVGGAGDTPEEPDTQILAGDAAAKQTTPEGPATQVVEAGSDEQGGSGSSGSSDEQSGSGDEGESGDENGTGEGVKAKKKRRWPIVVGAVVALLGLGYVGAAYALQDQIPKGITVSGVPVGGMSKDEAYAAVDTGLAEAVTTPRQVTPAPVAGTDEQPAPDHAPTAEVDPATISLAVDLDETFDGLVGFSLHPKKMLAHVMGGANIDAVLATDEAALNSEVDRLATELALPAQDAGLTISGAAASVQPASLGVDVVKDDAGKAITSQWLAGDAPIQLPTSAVEPELTTKEMEDFVAEAVAPLLSGPISITVKETLIELSPEQTGQLIQFSAEGGTPSLTVNEESFAQLVGEHTGEVLSVAKDATIAIEAGAPVITPSQDGETVDFAKLSEGLLGVANSGDRTVVAEIITQEAEFSTADAEALGIKEVVSSISTPLTSDSVRTTNLVVGTAKINNTLVKPGEQFNLGDALGPVDAEHGFVSSGVVANGFNSTAMGGGLSQLSTNTFNIGYRAGMVDVAHRPHTKYFSRYPAGLEATLWGEQIPMIWENNTPYGALVEAWVEGGQVHTRLWSTKYWDVEVWQGERHSYVRPQSRVNTAADCEPHGAGESGFSITVGRKVSLNGEVKEDSSYSWTYEPVHAVTCG, from the coding sequence GTGCCACACAAGCCCCATGAGGATGACAACCTGCTCGATGCGTTGAACAAACGCCTTGGCGGTGAGCCTTCCGAGCCCGAAACGGCTTCGCAGGCGCCAGTTGGCGGTGCAGGTGATACGCCGGAGGAGCCGGACACGCAGATCCTTGCCGGCGATGCCGCAGCTAAGCAGACGACGCCGGAAGGGCCAGCTACGCAGGTTGTCGAGGCTGGCTCGGATGAACAGGGCGGCTCAGGCAGCTCGGGCAGCTCGGATGAACAGAGCGGCTCGGGTGACGAAGGCGAGTCTGGCGATGAGAACGGCACGGGTGAGGGCGTGAAGGCGAAGAAGAAGCGCCGCTGGCCGATTGTTGTGGGCGCTGTTGTTGCTCTCCTTGGGCTTGGCTATGTTGGTGCTGCCTATGCGTTGCAAGACCAGATTCCCAAGGGGATCACGGTCTCAGGAGTGCCGGTTGGCGGGATGTCGAAAGACGAAGCGTATGCCGCGGTGGATACCGGCTTGGCAGAAGCTGTGACCACCCCGCGTCAGGTAACTCCAGCGCCGGTCGCCGGCACTGATGAGCAGCCGGCTCCAGACCACGCGCCTACCGCCGAGGTTGATCCGGCCACGATTAGTTTGGCTGTGGATCTTGATGAAACGTTTGATGGCCTCGTGGGTTTTTCTCTCCATCCGAAGAAGATGCTCGCGCACGTCATGGGCGGAGCGAACATTGATGCCGTGCTGGCCACGGATGAGGCCGCGCTCAACAGCGAGGTGGATCGTCTAGCCACAGAGCTGGCTCTGCCTGCACAGGACGCGGGGCTCACAATTTCGGGTGCCGCGGCGAGCGTCCAACCGGCGAGCTTGGGTGTTGACGTGGTGAAAGACGACGCCGGAAAGGCGATCACGTCCCAGTGGTTGGCCGGTGATGCGCCGATCCAGCTCCCCACAAGTGCGGTTGAGCCCGAGCTGACCACGAAAGAGATGGAAGACTTCGTGGCGGAAGCTGTGGCGCCGCTGCTGTCTGGGCCTATTTCGATCACGGTGAAAGAGACGCTCATTGAGCTCTCACCGGAGCAGACGGGTCAGCTTATCCAGTTCAGTGCGGAAGGTGGCACGCCGTCGCTGACCGTCAATGAGGAATCGTTCGCCCAGCTGGTCGGTGAACACACGGGCGAGGTGCTTTCGGTCGCAAAGGATGCGACCATCGCGATTGAAGCGGGCGCACCGGTTATTACCCCGTCGCAAGACGGCGAAACGGTTGATTTTGCGAAGCTGTCGGAGGGCCTGCTGGGCGTGGCTAACAGCGGTGATCGTACCGTCGTCGCTGAGATCATCACGCAAGAGGCCGAATTTTCTACGGCTGATGCCGAAGCGCTCGGGATTAAAGAGGTCGTCTCCTCGATTTCGACTCCGCTCACGTCCGATTCGGTGCGTACCACGAATCTTGTGGTCGGCACGGCAAAGATTAATAACACGCTGGTCAAGCCGGGTGAGCAGTTCAATCTTGGCGATGCGCTTGGCCCGGTTGATGCCGAGCACGGATTCGTATCGTCTGGCGTGGTGGCGAACGGGTTTAATTCGACGGCGATGGGCGGAGGCCTATCTCAGTTGTCCACGAACACGTTCAATATTGGTTACCGTGCCGGGATGGTTGACGTGGCACACCGCCCGCACACGAAATACTTTTCCCGCTACCCGGCCGGTCTTGAGGCTACTTTGTGGGGCGAGCAGATTCCGATGATCTGGGAAAACAACACCCCGTATGGCGCGCTCGTTGAGGCGTGGGTTGAGGGCGGTCAGGTCCATACCCGCTTGTGGTCGACCAAGTATTGGGATGTGGAAGTGTGGCAGGGTGAACGCCACTCTTATGTTCGCCCACAGTCGCGAGTGAACACCGCTGCTGA